From the genome of Neomonachus schauinslandi chromosome 1, ASM220157v2, whole genome shotgun sequence:
GAACAAACAAATGCCCGACAGAATAAAgttgaagaagcagaggaagaagaagacaaattcaaatataaaacacCCCAACACCGGCATTATTTAAGTTTTGAAGGTATTGGTTTTGGAACTCCAAGTCAACGAGAGAAGCAATATAGGCAGTTTAGAGCAGACCGTGCAACTGAGCAAGTGATGGAATATCAGAAGCAGAAACTACAAAGCCAGTATTTCATCGATAGTTTGATTGTTAAAGATGTAAGACAGAGTAAAGAACAAAAGATAACTCAAGCTATAGAGCGTTTAGTAGAGGATCTCATTCAGGAATCAATGGCCAGAGGAGACTTTGACAATCTCAGTGGGAAGGGAAAACCTCTAAAAAAATTTTCTGGCTGTTCATATATTGATCCCATGACTCACAACCTTAACAGAATATTGATAGATAATGGATACCAACCAGAATGGATCCTAatgcaaaaggaaataaaggatacCATTGATCAACTCAGAGAGGCGATTTTAGTGTCAAGGAAAAAACTTGGGAATCCAATGACACCAACTGAACAGAAACAGTGGAGCCAAGTTTGTGAGCAGTTTCaagaaaacatcagaaaactAAACAAGCGaattaatgattttaatttaatCGTTCCCCTCCTGTCCAGGCAAAAAGTCCATTTTGATGCACAGAAAGAAATTGCCAGAGCCCAGGAAGTATATGAAAGCCTTATAAAAACAGAAGAAGTCACAGATAAAAATCCAGCCAACACTgatgagggagaaggggagaaaacacCTGAAGTCAAGACAAGTTTTTTTAACTGGATGAATGTgtggaaatttattaaaatatgaccACTTAAATATTCACAGTACTGCCTCAAACCATTTTCAGTTGTACTGACATCACACTTAGAAGCTGAGATTTATTGCTGTAACACAAGAGTCTGAGAACTGTGAGTCTCTGTACTTTTTACAAAACTAATCACCTCTCCAGTGATGTGTGAGTGAGAAAGCTGTAAGAAACTGAGCCTGAGAAACATTGAACCAGCTTTGCTCTGAGGGTGTTGcaagaaaagaagagaact
Proteins encoded in this window:
- the DNAJC28 gene encoding dnaJ homolog subfamily C member 28 → MNTMYVTMAQILRSHLINVSTIPNRVKMLPYLGVIRNRMMSTHKSKKKMREYYRLLSLDEGCSADDVRESFHKLAKQYHPDGGSSTADSATFIRIEEAYRKVLSHVLEQTNARQNKVEEAEEEEDKFKYKTPQHRHYLSFEGIGFGTPSQREKQYRQFRADRATEQVMEYQKQKLQSQYFIDSLIVKDVRQSKEQKITQAIERLVEDLIQESMARGDFDNLSGKGKPLKKFSGCSYIDPMTHNLNRILIDNGYQPEWILMQKEIKDTIDQLREAILVSRKKLGNPMTPTEQKQWSQVCEQFQENIRKLNKRINDFNLIVPLLSRQKVHFDAQKEIARAQEVYESLIKTEEVTDKNPANTDEGEGEKTPEVKTSFFNWMNVWKFIKI